AAATGTACTATATTAAAATTCGAATTTTTACAAGTTGTTTAATTAGTGTTCTATTTACATTGCAGAACTTCCGCCAAATGCAGTAGTTTAACTTTGGCACAACATTAAGttccatttcttttgggtattgGATCCTATTTTTTTGAGAATGTGTATGCCCCAAAACATTTTCAGTGTCATCAAAGATTGGGCCCATTCACAGTAAATCAGACATCTTGCGTTGAAGAATTGATTCTCCTCCAACGTTAGGcagctataaaagaaaaacataataaaaaactaaaattttttaaaacccatattttaatgtttaccactttagaaacaaaaattatacaaattagCCATGAAAATACATCCTTTGTATTTGCTTATTAAACACTGAGATCACTtgctatatacattttatataaagtagATTTTGTGTGCAACTCCTATGTATAGGTTCTGCATATGGACATTTTCACCTTTatgttaaaatttataaaaacaattattagtAGGAAGTGTATATTCACTGTCAGTATTTGTAATAAACAGACTGAGATCTAAAggctcttgtattttttttctatttatatacaaGTCTCACTTATgcaaaagatatatatgtatttcacttTTTGCAATAACTATTTTGGAGAAGTTTTGGTTACTTATTTTTGGTAAACTGAACCATATTTAAGTGAAGAAATAAGAGGAAACTTAAGATGAATCCTCTTATAAGATGAAAAGTTATTTTGTTAAGCCAACAGTAACTTGCtaattaatgcatttttaaattttagacttttgaatatttttaaaggcatgCCTGAATATGTACCATGAAAGTACATGAATAACATacataattttttgaaaactgtGGCTTTGTATGAATTTTTATCATAGTATCCATTAGAGTGTCAATACAGAACATGAGAATTATCCACACAAAGCCAAAAACTGTACAAAAAAGTTCCTGTTATTTTTAGAAGATTGCAGCTCCCTACAGAATCATTGCTGAAGTTACTACAACCACAAGGACAATTCACTGCAGCAACACATTTGTTGATTTAATCTTGGCCGAGTGAGAATTGtgtttagcaaaaaaaaaaaaaaaaaaaaagcctggtaaaaatattttatgcatctGGGTCAGAAGAAAGCCTGTCCTGAAAATTTCTGACATTAGGAAATGGAGGACTGCACTTCAGAATAAAGCTATACAACATTGTTTAACTTCCTGTTACTTACATTATCAATAACCTGGAGTAAGATTTACTCAAAAATAGATGCTTTAGTTTCATCTATATttctgcttgaaaaaaaaatgttaatgaaaagaaAGTCTGGAAAAGGACTgctaagcaaaaagaaaagtgcCTGGTACATATTAAGCTCTCTATAAATAActgtttaacaaaataaataaaaccagtgaGGAAGACATGGGGGAGTCATGGAAATACTGTGCAGAATAATAGAGCATAAAAGTAGAGGATGGGGTAGGGATGCAAACAGCTAAGGAAGTAAGTAAACATGCTCATACGATAATGAGGATCtattcctcatttccttttttactgtTTGAGAACACGGCAGTAATCTCTGataataagatgcttttggactcctGACAGACATATACAAACATTTTGTGACAAGTGCATTATTTGCAATAGAATATGGTTTACTCTATACTCAACAGAGTATAGTTTTATCCTAGAACACTCCAAAACAGAGAGTAGAACTATGCTATTAAATTCCAAAAGTATTAAGAATTGAAGTCCTAACTCCAAATCAGGTGTCTGATTTGCAGCTACAGTGAAATTTTAATTCAATCtataaaagagttaaaatttaAGGAACATGCCAAACATTTCAGATTTAAAGCATGTTTACTTGCGCTTTTATAGCAAGAGATGTATTTTTAACCAAATACAGCATTTCTTCTGGTAGCAGGTTTGTTTTCTatcaaagaatgaaaagacaatttAGGCAACTGAGTTAATTTAATATCAAATATGTTATTTACCTTTTGATCTCTAAGTCAGAAATAATTTATATCACAGTTTTCAAAAACAGATGCCCTCCAAGCAAATATGAATTTACATAAAGCCTAAAATAGACCTTTGGCTTTCAACAGAAAAATTACTGAATAATTTTAACacataaagcattttattttattttattttatttttttaatttttatttatttatgatagtctcacacagagagagagagaggcagagacacaggcagagggagaagcaggctccatgcactgggagcccgacgtgggattcgatcccgggtctccaggatcgcgccctgggccaaaggcaggcgccaaaccgctgcgccacccaaggatcccacaTAAAGCATTTTAAACTCTAGTTAAAAACCTAATAGTTTGGGGGcaatacaataaattaaaaaagataccCATTTTCACCTAGTTTCCTAAAACTGAGCAATCCTCGCCCCTGTGGTAAGTTTGTCCTTCGGTAcacttttccccttctttttaattttcatttttgaattctTCCCTTAAATAGGCAAAAAATGAAGCTTTAGTGAAGGAGGGTTGCAAACAATACATTTTAGTTATCTTCAGTATTTTGTGAATCCCTCCACTCCACCACCAGTCTAGTCTCCCTTCTCTGAGAATGGGTACCTTTCCcttaaaacaaagtgaaaaaaaaaaacattttatgtaaaaatgaTAGCAGCATTAAATTCTACATAATCAATGTAACAATCATAATAATCAGACTACACATAATAATCACGTGTCTCTTGGCCACAGTCTTGGTCCTTAGTCCTCTTATTAGCTAAAAGGAAAACCATCTCAGAAAAAACTGTCAAGAGTGAAGGCGTCAGATATAAGGTGACTATTCTAAATGTATATGGTTGATGAATATACACTCAGATTAGAAACTTACATTTCAGTCATCTGATTTAGAAAGCTTCCGTTTCACATGTCGTGGGGGTTCCCAAGTGTCACTATCATCTGTTTCTTCTTCGTCCTCTTCCTGATCATCGATCACTTCATCTTCCTCCTCATTTTCCTCAAATAATTCCATACCTAACTCGGATCTCCTCTGTCTTTCTGCAAACCACTCTCTGACCTGCTCATAGCCCATATGTGATTTGTTCACGAGCTCGTCAAGGTCTTGCTCATTAAGAAATTTGTGCTTCAGGTAATAATCCTTAAGTATTGCAGttccagttttaaattttatgagtGATGGCCCCCTGTCCCAGTTGTTCATTCTCTTGCTTCCTCTCGGCCGCCCACGTggtcttcctcttccccttcctttgggtctccccctcccccttttcctaAGGGAGGACAGCCCATTCATACTACTCGAATTGGCGCTTTGATAGTAGTAGTACCATTTTAAGTTTCCATTTTTCCAAGCATAACGGGTGTCCCCAAACCAACTGACAATGTCTGTTCTAGCAAGCCCGCTTTCTTCAGCCAACTTGTCATATTCTTCTGGTGATGGCCACTGGGTTCGGACAAATGCACTCTTAAGCATGTGCAACTGCTCAGGTGTTTTTTTACAGATCTTGCCCGTATTTCCTGGCTTAGGTGCACCAGATTCATCTCTGGGAGAAGTTTCTCCAGGTTCTTCTTTGGAACTACCTGCATTATTTTCATCTActtccattttctcctcctttaaagcttttgatttcttcttctctgtAAACCAAGCATCAATTTCCCTTCTGGTAAGTTTGGTTTGAGCTCTTAACCTATTTAACTCTTCATCTGTGAGTACAGAGCTGTTGAGAAAACTTGCCTGAAGGGCACGGAGCTGTTCTGCGGTCTTCTCTTTAAATTTCTGGGGAGTGAAGTCGGGAAAAGGATTCCAGGATTGTTTAGGCTGTGAAGTAACAACAGTTGGGGATTCCGTGGTTTCATCACTGGAGTCTATAATAATAGTCGTGGAGGAATCATTGTTGAGATGTAAGCACTGATTACTCTTCGAATTTCTCTGGTTGTACCTTGTGTCACTAAACCATTTTTTAATCTCTCCTTTAGTCAGGCCTGTGATTTTCATAAGTCTGATAATTTCTGAATCATGGGGAAACTGATTTTTAAGGTAGCTGACTTTTAATTCAGCCAGTTGTTCTTTAGTCTTTTTGGCTCGAATGCCAAATGAATCAGGGTTTGCCCCTGTGGTTTCATGTTTAACAAGCTGAGAAGGTGGGATTGCTGCTGTTGCTGGCTTTGTCTCTGCAATAGGCTGGGCAGCAGGTGCCTGACTTTTTTGTACGTTTGTTTGATTTGGAACCCCTGCCACTGTCAAGGCTATAGGTGCTGTTACTGGCAAGGGGTTTGCTCCAGCTACTTGTGTAAGGACCAGTCCTGGCTGACCAACTATTTGGCATGTCTGTAAAATGGATGGTAAACCATTACTCCCTGTGGAAATGTGTGTAGGAATAACGGTTATGGTCTGAGGTACAGTGTGTACTGTTCCATTGAATTGTTTTCTTCTGGCCTCCTCTACTTCCTCGGGAGTCCAGCTAACACCATGTTTTAAGCGTTGGGCTGAAAACCATATCTTGATCTGTTCCTCTGTGTATTTTGCTTGAGCAGAAAGAACAGTAATTTCTGACATTGTGGGATAAGGGAACTTGTTGTAGGTGTTAAGCAACAGGGGGTTGTTATCCAATGCAGCATTGTAGGTAGGAATGCTATTAACGGGGATTAAGACTTTGGGAATCAAATTGGAATTCTGCTGAGCTGATACAGCAGTTATCACCTGTGCTAACCCAGGAAGAACTGCTGCTGGGGTCATGACTGTGCTGGCAGTATTTGGATGTATTCTGTTGACAATCGAAGTACTTGTATTAGATTCAGAGGCTGAGGAACTTGGATTTTCCACAGTTTCTTCACGGTCTGGtttgatttcattctctttgtcttCAGGAATGTCCTCAACTGAGTTGTGATGAACTGTGATCCGTTTGTTCTccactttatttttcatcattttcatgaTTGGGGTTTTACTGATAGATATTCCTGAAGAAGAAACTTCTGTAGGTTCAGCTTGCTCTGAATTCTCCTCTTTGACAAAACTACCATCAAAAGTCAGATCATTTATTGTCTGTTCAAAGATTGTCTGGTTATTTCGTTTCACCATAGTCAACTTAAAATTCTCTTCTCCTGGGTGATATTTCAGATTATGCTCGGAAAGTGCATCATACCTTTTGGTAAGAAAATTGCATTCAACACAAACATAGGATGAATTTAGCACTACATTGGGATGTTCTGAATCCACATGAAAAGTAAACATATTTAGATCTGGGGTTTGAAAAGTACAATATTTACATTCATAGCCACcttcaacttttttattttgttgattgtcaGAATCCACAGATTCATGAACTTCTTCATCACTTGAGATACTCTCTGCTCTGGTGTTTTCTACAGGTGTAAGTACAGGAGGACCTTCATCCAAATCTGATATCAACTC
This region of Canis aureus isolate CA01 unplaced genomic scaffold, VMU_Caureus_v.1.0 ptg000251l_RagTag, whole genome shotgun sequence genomic DNA includes:
- the LOC144309912 gene encoding zinc fingers and homeoboxes protein 1 — its product is MASRRKSTTPCMVLASEQDPDLELISDLDEGPPVLTPVENTRAESISSDEEVHESVDSDNQQNKKVEGGYECKYCTFQTPDLNMFTFHVDSEHPNVVLNSSYVCVECNFLTKRYDALSEHNLKYHPGEENFKLTMVKRNNQTIFEQTINDLTFDGSFVKEENSEQAEPTEVSSSGISISKTPIMKMMKNKVENKRITVHHNSVEDIPEDKENEIKPDREETVENPSSSASESNTSTSIVNRIHPNTASTVMTPAAVLPGLAQVITAVSAQQNSNLIPKVLIPVNSIPTYNAALDNNPLLLNTYNKFPYPTMSEITVLSAQAKYTEEQIKIWFSAQRLKHGVSWTPEEVEEARRKQFNGTVHTVPQTITVIPTHISTGSNGLPSILQTCQIVGQPGLVLTQVAGANPLPVTAPIALTVAGVPNQTNVQKSQAPAAQPIAETKPATAAIPPSQLVKHETTGANPDSFGIRAKKTKEQLAELKVSYLKNQFPHDSEIIRLMKITGLTKGEIKKWFSDTRYNQRNSKSNQCLHLNNDSSTTIIIDSSDETTESPTVVTSQPKQSWNPFPDFTPQKFKEKTAEQLRALQASFLNSSVLTDEELNRLRAQTKLTRREIDAWFTEKKKSKALKEEKMEVDENNAGSSKEEPGETSPRDESGAPKPGNTGKICKKTPEQLHMLKSAFVRTQWPSPEEYDKLAEESGLARTDIVSWFGDTRYAWKNGNLKWYYYYQSANSSSMNGLSSLRKRGRGRPKGRGRGRPRGRPRGSKRMNNWDRGPSLIKFKTGTAILKDYYLKHKFLNEQDLDELVNKSHMGYEQVREWFAERQRRSELGMELFEENEEEDEVIDDQEEDEEETDDSDTWEPPRHVKRKLSKSDD